A part of Paenibacillus donghaensis genomic DNA contains:
- a CDS encoding MFS transporter — translation MARSLFPRLQGNSRGCLAFEPFFLIPFSMFSTYATLYMYELGMTELNIGWITTIGLIVQVFSSLLSGYLTDRLGRKRAILYFDLLSWSLATLLWAFSQNLWFFAAAAVINGFQRVPHVAFYCLIVEDTRPSDRTYVFTLLQIISVIGGLFAPLGGLLVNQYGMVQGMRIMYVLAFFFMTFQFVGRHITTRETEAGIKKRQETREMGLKQSMVEYGGAFRELWVDSNLLLIFGVYILFNFQATLKTTYLSLYLADYLRMDSGMISLFPAVSSVIMLLTLWLLMPKIPDQSANRSMMAGFGLSALSNVMLVVYPSSSLWWIGFSTVLAAVGLMISSPYLEAAVQNAIDDDKWAKVFSMLSVLILLFTAPAGIIGGWAYKLDPRIPLWLVTAAFAVSYLLLHLYRRRTNRNANHPQQPQTGG, via the coding sequence ATGGCAAGATCTTTATTTCCCCGGCTGCAGGGAAACAGCCGGGGCTGCCTGGCCTTTGAGCCCTTTTTCCTGATTCCTTTCAGCATGTTCTCCACCTATGCCACTCTTTATATGTACGAGCTGGGGATGACGGAGTTGAACATCGGCTGGATTACCACCATTGGACTGATTGTGCAGGTATTCTCTTCTTTGCTCAGCGGATATTTAACGGATCGTCTGGGACGCAAACGGGCCATTTTATATTTTGATCTGCTTAGCTGGAGCCTGGCAACTTTACTGTGGGCTTTTTCGCAGAATCTGTGGTTTTTTGCAGCGGCTGCGGTTATCAATGGCTTCCAGCGTGTGCCGCATGTCGCCTTCTACTGCCTGATTGTAGAGGACACACGACCTTCCGACCGGACCTATGTGTTCACGCTGCTGCAGATCATCAGTGTCATCGGCGGATTGTTTGCACCGCTGGGCGGCTTGCTTGTGAACCAATACGGAATGGTCCAAGGGATGAGGATCATGTATGTGCTTGCGTTCTTTTTCATGACCTTTCAATTCGTCGGCCGCCATATAACCACCCGAGAAACCGAAGCCGGGATCAAAAAACGTCAGGAAACGCGTGAAATGGGACTCAAGCAGAGTATGGTCGAATATGGCGGCGCTTTCCGTGAGCTGTGGGTTGACAGCAATCTGTTGCTGATCTTTGGCGTGTACATCCTGTTTAACTTTCAGGCGACGCTCAAGACCACTTATCTGTCGCTGTATCTGGCAGATTATTTGCGGATGGATAGCGGTATGATTTCCCTGTTCCCGGCAGTTTCCTCCGTGATCATGCTGTTGACACTTTGGCTTTTGATGCCCAAAATCCCGGACCAAAGTGCCAATCGCTCCATGATGGCAGGGTTCGGACTCTCTGCTCTATCGAATGTAATGCTGGTGGTCTACCCTTCGTCCAGCCTTTGGTGGATTGGGTTCAGCACGGTACTGGCAGCAGTAGGACTCATGATCAGCTCGCCTTATTTGGAAGCTGCCGTGCAGAATGCCATCGACGATGATAAATGGGCCAAAGTCTTCTCCATGCTCTCCGTTCTGATCCTGCTCTTTACTGCACCTGCGGGCATCATCGGCGGCTGGGCATACAAGCTGGACCCGCGCATCCCCTTGTGGCTGGTTACAGCAGCATTTGCTGTCTCCTATCTGCTGCTGCATCTTTACCGTAGACGAACTAACCGGAATGCCAATCATCCGCAGCAGCCCCAAACTGGTGGTTAA
- a CDS encoding MFS transporter: protein MDKHLISATPRVADHIPATNRLPWAGLLALAIAGFICILTETIPAGLLPQISRELGISEAFAGQLVTLYALGSLLAAIPLTTATRGWRRRPLLVLCISGFLVFNSATALSSSYTLTLIVRFLAGVSAGVLWGMTAGYARRMVPDERKGQAMAIAMVGTPLALAFGVPAGTFLGVLVGWRAVFGIMSLLAVLLLLFVLWKMPDYPGQPAGKRLSLKQVMGVPGVRPVLLVVLAWVLAHNILYTYLAPFLVTAGLAQRIDLVLLIFGLSSVVGIWIIGVWIDRMQRPLVLISLFGFALASVFLGIAGSQPVIIYLAVMVWGLTFGGAATLLQTAVAQAAGESADVAQSMLVTAWNLAIGGGGFLGAILLETLGVRSFPWTAFLLLILALFVVWRSREHGFVSRKQ from the coding sequence TTGGATAAGCATCTGATTTCTGCCACGCCTCGTGTGGCTGACCACATTCCAGCTACTAACCGACTTCCATGGGCAGGTCTCTTAGCCCTAGCAATAGCGGGTTTTATCTGTATTCTTACCGAGACGATTCCCGCGGGCTTACTACCCCAGATCAGCAGAGAGCTTGGAATCTCGGAGGCTTTTGCCGGGCAGCTCGTCACGCTCTATGCACTGGGCTCCTTGCTAGCTGCGATTCCTTTGACCACAGCGACCAGAGGGTGGCGGAGACGACCGCTGCTGGTGTTGTGCATAAGTGGATTTCTTGTGTTCAACAGCGCGACTGCGCTGTCTTCCAGCTACACGCTAACGCTGATTGTCCGATTCTTGGCAGGCGTTTCTGCCGGTGTGCTGTGGGGAATGACTGCGGGGTATGCCCGGCGCATGGTGCCAGATGAACGCAAAGGGCAGGCGATGGCGATCGCGATGGTTGGCACTCCGCTTGCGCTTGCATTCGGCGTCCCTGCCGGAACATTTCTGGGTGTTCTCGTGGGCTGGCGTGCTGTTTTTGGGATCATGTCGCTGCTTGCAGTGCTGCTGTTGCTCTTTGTCCTCTGGAAAATGCCGGACTATCCCGGTCAGCCAGCGGGCAAGCGCCTCTCCCTCAAGCAAGTGATGGGCGTCCCGGGGGTACGGCCTGTATTATTGGTCGTCCTGGCTTGGGTGCTGGCCCATAACATTCTCTATACTTATCTTGCCCCGTTCCTTGTCACAGCCGGGCTTGCCCAACGGATCGATCTGGTACTGCTTATTTTTGGGCTCTCATCGGTTGTGGGAATTTGGATCATCGGGGTATGGATTGACCGCATGCAGCGTCCCCTGGTGTTAATCAGCCTCTTTGGGTTCGCCTTGGCCTCCGTCTTCCTGGGAATAGCCGGAAGTCAACCGGTGATCATCTATCTGGCGGTTATGGTATGGGGGTTGACGTTCGGGGGAGCCGCCACCTTGCTGCAGACAGCAGTGGCCCAAGCCGCCGGTGAAAGTGCGGATGTGGCCCAATCGATGCTGGTGACAGCATGGAATCTAGCGATCGGTGGAGGCGGCTTCCTAGGCGCTATTTTACTCGAAACGCTGGGTGTTCGTTCATTTCCCTGGACGGCGTTCCTGCTGCTAATCCTTGCGCTGTTCGTAGTGTGGCGGTCCCGGGAGCATGGATTTGTTTCCCGTAAGCAATGA
- a CDS encoding sucrose-specific PTS transporter subunit IIBC, translated as MNNNQIAQQVIEAIGGKGNIASFAHCATRLRIMVHDKDLIDQKGIEEIDKVKGAFFNSGQYQIIFGTGTVNRIFEEVEKIGVLSVSKDEIKQAGKKQGNMFQRSIRTFGDVFVPIIPVLVATGLFMGLRGLLTQPEILSWFGTTPEQISPNFLLFTQVLTDTAFAFLPALVAWSAFRVFGGSPVLGIVLGLMLVSPALPDAYKVANGSAEALTMFGFIPVVGYQGSVLPAFIMGLLGAKLEKQLRKRIPEALDLILTPFLTLLFMITLGLFAIGPVFHSLEQAVLNGTTYILDLPWGAAGLFIGFFHQIVVVTGVHHIFNFLEIQLLERTGANPFNAIITSAMAAQGAACLAVGLKTKDAKLKALALPSSFSAFLGITEPAIFGVNLRLFKPFVMGLIGGAVGGFMASLFQLAGTGMAVTVIPGSLLYLNGQLPLYILCNLAAMATAFVLTWLFGYREAVSEEQNRTATAAHALTGAVEGRVDLVDKVTSEFAAGLADVKDESGVLTVLSPISGNLIELEQVPDPAFAGKQMGEGIAIMPTEGKVYAPFDATVAHVMKKSKHAIILEHNSGVQMLIHVGIETVSLKGQGFKLNVENGQQVKAGQLLIEFDMQIIQDAGLPIITPVIVPTGIEQVMDVNVLAHGNVTAGSDPILKVRYRD; from the coding sequence ATGAACAATAATCAAATTGCACAGCAGGTAATTGAAGCAATCGGGGGAAAGGGGAACATCGCTTCTTTCGCGCATTGTGCCACCCGCCTGCGCATCATGGTCCATGACAAAGATCTAATTGATCAAAAAGGCATAGAGGAGATTGACAAGGTGAAGGGTGCCTTTTTCAACTCTGGCCAATATCAGATTATCTTCGGTACGGGGACAGTCAACCGGATATTTGAGGAAGTAGAGAAAATCGGTGTTCTCAGCGTGTCCAAAGACGAGATCAAGCAAGCTGGGAAAAAGCAGGGGAATATGTTCCAAAGATCCATTCGTACATTTGGAGATGTGTTTGTTCCAATTATTCCTGTCCTTGTCGCCACCGGCTTGTTCATGGGCTTGAGAGGCCTGCTGACCCAGCCGGAGATTCTGTCCTGGTTCGGAACAACACCGGAGCAGATTTCTCCGAATTTCCTGCTCTTCACGCAAGTGCTGACCGATACAGCATTTGCCTTCCTGCCCGCTCTTGTGGCCTGGTCGGCGTTCCGTGTATTCGGAGGCAGCCCGGTGCTTGGCATTGTGCTTGGCCTGATGCTGGTCAGTCCCGCCTTGCCCGACGCCTATAAAGTTGCCAACGGTTCTGCCGAGGCGCTAACCATGTTCGGATTCATTCCGGTCGTGGGCTATCAAGGTTCTGTTTTACCGGCCTTTATTATGGGCCTGCTGGGCGCCAAGCTGGAGAAGCAATTGCGCAAGCGGATTCCCGAAGCGCTGGATTTGATTTTGACCCCCTTCCTGACCTTGCTGTTCATGATTACTTTGGGTCTGTTCGCCATTGGCCCGGTATTTCATAGTCTGGAACAAGCAGTGCTGAATGGAACAACCTATATCCTTGACCTTCCTTGGGGTGCTGCCGGATTGTTTATCGGTTTCTTTCATCAGATTGTTGTGGTCACCGGTGTGCATCATATCTTTAACTTTCTTGAAATCCAGCTTCTGGAGCGCACTGGCGCAAATCCGTTCAACGCCATTATTACCAGTGCGATGGCTGCTCAGGGTGCAGCCTGCCTCGCTGTAGGGTTAAAGACCAAGGATGCCAAGCTCAAAGCCCTTGCGCTGCCCTCATCCTTTTCGGCCTTTCTGGGCATTACCGAACCAGCGATCTTCGGAGTCAATCTGCGTTTATTTAAGCCCTTCGTAATGGGCCTGATAGGCGGAGCCGTAGGCGGCTTCATGGCTTCGCTGTTTCAATTGGCCGGTACGGGCATGGCCGTTACTGTAATTCCAGGCAGCCTCTTGTACCTGAACGGTCAGCTCCCACTTTATATTTTGTGCAATCTGGCTGCCATGGCAACTGCGTTCGTGCTGACCTGGCTGTTCGGCTATCGTGAGGCTGTTTCTGAGGAGCAGAACAGAACCGCTACGGCAGCTCATGCTTTGACGGGGGCAGTGGAAGGGCGTGTGGACCTGGTAGACAAGGTGACTTCAGAATTCGCTGCTGGCCTAGCCGATGTCAAGGATGAGTCAGGAGTTCTTACTGTGCTGTCCCCGATCAGCGGAAATCTGATTGAACTTGAGCAGGTACCGGACCCGGCTTTTGCCGGCAAACAGATGGGAGAGGGTATTGCCATTATGCCTACGGAAGGCAAGGTATACGCTCCGTTCGATGCGACGGTGGCTCATGTAATGAAAAAGAGTAAACACGCCATTATTTTGGAGCATAACAGCGGTGTGCAAATGCTGATTCATGTAGGGATTGAGACTGTATCTTTGAAGGGTCAGGGCTTTAAGCTGAACGTTGAGAACGGTCAACAGGTGAAGGCCGGGCAGTTGCTGATAGAATTCGATATGCAAATCATACAAGATGCCGGGCTTCCCATCATTACACCCGTTATCGTTCCAACGGGGATTGAGCAGGTAATGGACGTTAACGTGCTTGCCCATGGAAATGTGACAGCGGGTTCCGACCCCATTTTGAAAGTCAGATATCGCGACTAA
- a CDS encoding serine hydrolase domain-containing protein gives MLKTYIDQVIERTLSEKRIVGTVVQVSIDGELVYSRAAGYADREQQEIMQENALFRLASVSKPIVSTAALVLVAQGRLGLDDRVDRWLPEFKPRLSNGAPAEITVRQLLTHTAGLTYRFFQKEHDSYELAGVSDGMDVSGISLEENLRRLASVPLLYTPGTEWKYSIATDVLGAVIEKAAAVPLNEAVRTLVTEPLGMYDTGFTAVDASRLAVAYANDEPEPRRLLDIDHIPFLEGTAGFRLAPVRALDGKEYTSGGAGMVGSAGDFLRLLETLRKGGTPLLPESMVQEMAANQIGSLPMAYWPGRGFGLGFTVLKDPAAAGTSESPGTWRMGGTYGHSWFVDPQQKLSVVAFTNTALEGMSGPFTVDLCEAVYEGLKE, from the coding sequence ATGCTAAAAACCTATATAGATCAAGTCATAGAACGTACACTTTCTGAGAAAAGGATCGTTGGAACGGTGGTCCAAGTATCCATTGATGGAGAGCTGGTGTACAGCCGTGCCGCCGGTTATGCCGACCGCGAACAGCAAGAGATTATGCAGGAGAATGCTCTATTCCGGCTTGCCTCCGTGTCCAAACCAATCGTGTCTACAGCCGCACTGGTGTTGGTAGCCCAAGGCCGCCTTGGGCTGGATGACCGGGTGGACAGATGGCTGCCTGAGTTCAAGCCCCGTCTGTCCAATGGTGCTCCAGCGGAAATAACTGTCCGCCAATTGTTGACGCATACGGCAGGACTGACCTATCGCTTTTTTCAGAAGGAGCATGACTCCTATGAGCTGGCCGGAGTTTCAGACGGAATGGATGTGAGTGGCATTAGCTTGGAAGAGAATCTGCGCCGGCTGGCCTCTGTACCGCTACTATACACACCAGGAACAGAGTGGAAATATTCCATTGCTACGGATGTGCTTGGTGCAGTCATTGAGAAGGCTGCCGCTGTTCCGCTGAACGAAGCGGTGCGTACATTGGTCACTGAACCGCTCGGCATGTACGATACCGGGTTTACGGCGGTGGACGCCTCGCGTCTTGCGGTTGCCTATGCAAATGATGAGCCTGAGCCCCGCCGGCTACTGGATATCGATCATATTCCTTTTTTGGAAGGTACCGCAGGCTTCAGGCTGGCTCCCGTCCGGGCCCTTGACGGTAAGGAGTATACCTCTGGAGGTGCAGGCATGGTAGGCAGTGCGGGAGACTTTCTGCGGCTGCTCGAAACCTTGCGGAAGGGTGGAACACCACTTTTGCCGGAGAGTATGGTACAGGAAATGGCTGCCAATCAGATTGGCAGTCTTCCGATGGCTTATTGGCCGGGACGGGGGTTTGGCCTCGGCTTCACCGTGCTTAAAGATCCGGCAGCCGCCGGAACCAGCGAGTCCCCGGGGACCTGGCGGATGGGCGGGACTTATGGACATTCGTGGTTCGTTGATCCACAGCAAAAATTAAGCGTTGTAGCCTTTACCAATACTGCACTGGAAGGAATGTCGGGCCCGTTTACAGTTGACCTGTGTGAAGCTGTGTATGAAGGGTTGAAGGAATAA
- a CDS encoding zf-HC2 domain-containing protein — MNKLSCEIVEDLLPLYYDEVCSETTKESIEVHLSTCEHCTAALNKLRQSSSLPFEVMKKNKQESTGLASFKGYWHRSKVAAFVKGLLLATAVCAVIILGYAGLFRWNIIKVPSSAIEITDISQLKNGKIAYHVRMTDGYRVNQINGKSEGDGIFYLTPVRPVIKSRKFAEFGLGNRYDVINLEQLNANRTDPSIQIKAIYYGPKNDNPILIWKQGMELPPATDAIEAQFLE, encoded by the coding sequence ATGAACAAACTGTCCTGCGAAATTGTTGAGGATTTGCTGCCGCTATATTATGATGAAGTGTGCAGCGAAACCACCAAGGAATCCATTGAGGTTCATTTATCCACCTGCGAGCACTGTACCGCCGCCCTGAATAAGCTACGGCAGAGCAGCAGCCTGCCTTTTGAGGTCATGAAGAAGAACAAACAGGAAAGCACCGGTCTGGCAAGCTTCAAAGGATATTGGCACCGCTCCAAAGTAGCGGCATTTGTCAAAGGTCTGCTCCTTGCTACAGCCGTGTGCGCTGTAATCATTCTCGGGTATGCCGGCTTATTCCGCTGGAATATTATCAAAGTCCCCTCCAGTGCGATCGAGATCACCGATATAAGCCAGCTCAAAAACGGAAAAATCGCTTATCATGTAAGAATGACCGATGGATACCGGGTGAATCAAATCAATGGTAAATCGGAAGGTGACGGCATCTTCTATTTAACCCCTGTGCGGCCTGTCATCAAATCCAGAAAATTTGCGGAGTTTGGGCTTGGCAACAGGTATGACGTTATAAACCTCGAACAATTAAATGCGAACCGGACGGACCCTTCAATACAAATAAAGGCCATTTATTATGGCCCTAAGAATGACAATCCGATTCTGATCTGGAAGCAAGGCATGGAGCTGCCGCCAGCAACCGATGCCATCGAAGCTCAATTCCTGGAATAG
- a CDS encoding heme biosynthesis protein HemY encodes MKCKINRNAAKVLKDMLSSQEAEGKMIRVIITLNHGNHGHYDVALDAPTEHDEIVTTDKGIEVLLDTREPLLDGVWIQYFYVPEEGFFITNPSTGFLEK; translated from the coding sequence ATGAAATGTAAAATTAATCGAAATGCAGCTAAAGTTTTAAAAGATATGTTGAGCAGCCAAGAAGCGGAAGGGAAGATGATCCGTGTAATCATTACTCTGAATCATGGGAATCACGGCCATTATGATGTGGCTCTTGATGCACCTACCGAGCATGATGAAATTGTGACAACAGATAAGGGTATTGAAGTATTGCTAGATACACGTGAACCTCTTTTGGATGGTGTATGGATTCAATATTTTTATGTGCCTGAGGAAGGCTTCTTTATCACAAATCCTTCTACTGGTTTTCTTGAAAAATAA
- a CDS encoding OsmC family protein encodes MAAVQTFKATAHLQNGVQVKATSRQFELIIDEPKSLGGTDTGMNPVEALLASLGACQSIVARIYAPKFGVKLNDFRVEVEGDIDLDGFFDKSDVRPGYSDIRYTFHIQTDSPKEKVEEFVQFLESKCPVGDTIAKPVNLKLESIVIEPALSAQ; translated from the coding sequence ATGGCTGCTGTCCAGACCTTCAAAGCAACTGCACATTTGCAAAATGGTGTGCAAGTAAAAGCAACTTCCAGACAGTTCGAGTTGATCATCGACGAGCCCAAGAGTCTGGGCGGAACGGATACGGGGATGAATCCTGTTGAAGCGCTCCTTGCTTCGTTAGGGGCCTGCCAATCTATCGTTGCCCGGATCTATGCGCCTAAATTTGGCGTGAAGCTCAATGATTTTCGCGTAGAGGTCGAAGGGGATATTGATCTTGATGGATTTTTTGATAAATCCGATGTTCGTCCGGGCTACTCTGACATCCGGTACACATTTCATATCCAAACCGATTCGCCAAAAGAAAAGGTGGAGGAGTTTGTACAATTTCTAGAAAGCAAATGCCCCGTTGGAGATACAATTGCCAAACCGGTTAATCTAAAACTTGAAAGCATCGTTATTGAGCCAGCGCTGTCTGCGCAATGA
- a CDS encoding glycoside hydrolase family 68 protein, with product MIIKKFVKQVTAATFTMALLAGGGAQAFAQGKDKVDYKESYDFSHITRSDMMKLPEQQKSEQFKVPSFDASTIKNIPSAIKVDESGNPIEMDVWDTWPLQNADGTVANYNGYHIVFGLAGDPDRGSDTFIYLFYQKIGDTSIDSWKNAGRVFKDSDKNVPEDSILNNQSEEWSGSATMTSDGEVRLFYTNRHSWSPDAGFYGKQTLTTAQINVSQPGSDTLKVDGVEDFKSIYDGNDGKIYQSVDTTGFSKGDYNDNHTLRDPHYVEENGRKYLVFEANTGTETGYQGEESFFNKAYYGGSNVFFQAEKNKLLQSPKKSDAEKANGALGIIELNDDYTFKREMKPLLASNTVTDEIERANVFELNGKWYLFTSSRGSKMYIDGIDKEDIYMLGYVSNSLNGPYKPLNGTGLVLHQDLDPYDITWNYAHFAIPQVKGNNVVITSYMTNRGYLADHQSTFAPSFLLNIKGSKTSVVKDSILEQGQVTIETQEKKNNKK from the coding sequence ATGATTATCAAAAAGTTTGTCAAACAAGTAACAGCAGCAACCTTTACAATGGCTTTACTGGCAGGCGGTGGAGCTCAAGCTTTTGCGCAAGGAAAAGACAAGGTGGATTACAAAGAAAGCTACGACTTTTCCCACATTACTCGCTCTGACATGATGAAATTACCTGAACAACAGAAGAGTGAACAATTCAAAGTGCCTTCATTCGATGCATCGACGATAAAGAATATTCCTTCCGCAATAAAGGTTGATGAATCGGGCAACCCAATTGAAATGGATGTATGGGATACCTGGCCGCTGCAAAATGCGGATGGAACCGTTGCGAATTATAATGGCTACCATATCGTTTTTGGTTTAGCAGGAGACCCTGATAGAGGATCGGACACGTTTATCTACTTGTTCTATCAAAAAATAGGAGACACATCTATTGACAGCTGGAAAAATGCCGGCAGAGTATTTAAGGATAGTGATAAAAATGTTCCGGAAGATTCAATTCTTAACAATCAATCAGAGGAATGGTCAGGTTCCGCAACCATGACATCTGATGGAGAAGTTCGCTTATTTTATACAAATCGCCACAGCTGGTCTCCAGATGCCGGGTTTTATGGTAAACAAACCTTAACAACGGCTCAAATCAATGTATCTCAACCAGGGTCTGATACGCTTAAAGTGGATGGCGTAGAAGATTTCAAATCGATCTATGATGGCAACGACGGCAAGATTTATCAAAGCGTTGATACCACCGGTTTCAGTAAGGGAGACTATAACGATAATCATACCTTAAGAGATCCTCATTATGTGGAGGAGAATGGCCGTAAATACCTTGTTTTCGAAGCAAATACGGGGACGGAAACGGGTTACCAAGGTGAGGAATCGTTCTTTAATAAAGCTTACTATGGCGGAAGCAATGTCTTCTTCCAAGCTGAGAAAAATAAGCTATTGCAAAGCCCTAAAAAAAGTGATGCGGAAAAAGCAAATGGTGCGCTGGGTATCATTGAATTAAACGACGATTATACTTTCAAAAGAGAAATGAAACCGCTACTTGCATCCAATACCGTAACGGATGAAATTGAACGGGCTAACGTATTTGAATTGAATGGCAAATGGTATTTGTTCACAAGCTCAAGAGGATCTAAGATGTACATTGATGGAATTGATAAAGAAGATATCTACATGCTTGGTTATGTATCGAATTCATTGAATGGACCGTACAAACCATTAAACGGTACAGGACTTGTCCTGCATCAAGATCTTGATCCTTATGATATTACCTGGAATTACGCTCACTTTGCGATCCCACAAGTTAAAGGAAATAACGTGGTCATCACAAGTTACATGACAAATAGAGGTTACTTGGCAGATCATCAATCTACTTTTGCACCGAGTTTCTTACTGAACATCAAAGGATCTAAAACTTCTGTTGTAAAAGACAGTATCCTTGAACAAGGGCAAGTAACGATTGAGACTCAAGAGAAGAAGAATAACAAAAAATAA
- a CDS encoding glycoside hydrolase family 32 protein has translation MSLGLKVQHSEIKKPTYRAIYHFTTPDKWKNDPQRPIYLDGEYHYYYLYNRDYPNGNGTEWRHATSTDLVHWKDDGVAIPKYTNKNGDPWTGSVVVDDNNTAGFGNGALVAIMTQPSAEGGKQEQYLWYSTDKGNTFTSYSDDPIMPNPGIADFRDPKIIWDDQAHKWVMTMAEGTKIGFYESDNLKDWHYTSGFFTENIGIVECPDLYLMQANGGTYKWVLGASANGKAIGKPNTYAYWTGNFNGKEFIPDHNEPQWLDYGFDWYGAVTFEEGKDSDKYSHRYALAWMNNWDYPDNTPTLDEGFNGMDSIVRQIELKQESDHTYRLISQPMEALNQLTSSMDHFEQIEVNGSETLNVTGDAYQLDTDISWSEIKNVGLRLRESTDKNRHVDIGILIEGQYSYVNRAFTGQPDKDGEYLESRAPFDVSKKNVHLKILVDKTSIEVFLDDGEIAYSSLIFPELNDKGISLFTEGGTAIFKNVVIKHFNKS, from the coding sequence ATGTCGTTAGGATTAAAGGTTCAACATTCTGAAATAAAGAAGCCAACCTATCGAGCTATCTATCATTTCACTACTCCCGACAAATGGAAAAACGACCCTCAGAGGCCAATTTATTTGGATGGGGAGTATCATTATTACTATCTATATAATCGCGATTATCCCAATGGAAATGGTACAGAATGGCGACACGCTACATCAACGGATTTGGTTCATTGGAAAGATGATGGGGTGGCTATTCCTAAATATACAAACAAAAACGGTGATCCTTGGACAGGATCAGTCGTTGTGGACGATAACAATACGGCAGGTTTTGGAAACGGGGCGCTTGTGGCGATTATGACACAGCCCTCTGCAGAGGGTGGGAAGCAGGAACAATATTTATGGTACAGCACGGATAAAGGAAACACGTTTACCTCTTATAGTGATGATCCTATTATGCCGAATCCAGGCATAGCAGATTTTAGAGACCCGAAAATTATTTGGGATGACCAAGCTCATAAATGGGTGATGACCATGGCGGAAGGAACGAAAATAGGTTTTTATGAGTCCGATAATTTAAAAGATTGGCATTATACAAGTGGTTTCTTTACGGAAAATATCGGAATTGTGGAGTGTCCTGATCTTTATTTGATGCAGGCGAATGGCGGGACCTATAAATGGGTTCTTGGCGCCAGCGCAAATGGTAAAGCGATAGGTAAACCAAACACCTACGCCTACTGGACCGGGAACTTTAATGGAAAGGAATTTATCCCGGATCATAATGAACCTCAGTGGTTAGATTACGGATTTGATTGGTATGGTGCTGTAACGTTTGAAGAGGGGAAAGACAGCGATAAATACAGTCATCGTTATGCTTTGGCTTGGATGAATAATTGGGATTATCCTGATAATACGCCAACACTGGACGAAGGGTTTAACGGAATGGATTCGATTGTTCGTCAAATTGAACTAAAACAAGAAAGCGATCATACGTATCGTTTGATTTCACAACCTATGGAAGCGTTGAATCAATTGACAAGCTCAATGGATCACTTTGAACAAATAGAAGTTAATGGCTCTGAAACGCTTAATGTAACAGGTGATGCGTATCAACTGGACACAGACATATCTTGGTCAGAGATCAAGAATGTAGGATTAAGGCTTCGGGAGTCAACAGACAAAAACCGTCATGTAGATATCGGAATTCTTATAGAAGGTCAATATTCTTATGTCAATAGAGCTTTTACAGGGCAGCCCGATAAGGATGGGGAATACCTTGAAAGCAGGGCGCCATTTGATGTCAGTAAGAAGAACGTTCACTTAAAGATCCTCGTCGATAAAACAAGCATAGAAGTCTTTTTGGATGATGGGGAAATTGCTTATTCCAGTTTAATTTTCCCGGAGTTAAACGATAAAGGCATTTCGCTTTTTACTGAAGGCGGCACTGCAATCTTTAAAAATGTTGTGATCAAGCACTTCAATAAAAGTTGA
- a CDS encoding RNA polymerase sigma factor, with product MADVEQIYEQYFQDVYLFALSLSRNKQIAEEITQETFVKAVKNINQFKGNCKISVWLCQIAKNTYFTYMDKQKRYEPGDPQEKIQGNSLTIEQKLIDKTEALRIHKLLHSLKEPYKEVFTLRVFGELSFDHISEVFGRTESWARVTFHRARNIIQDLLMEED from the coding sequence GTGGCCGATGTAGAACAAATCTACGAGCAATATTTTCAGGATGTATACTTATTTGCGTTGTCCTTAAGCAGGAATAAGCAGATTGCCGAGGAGATTACGCAAGAAACGTTTGTAAAAGCAGTGAAAAATATTAACCAGTTCAAAGGCAATTGTAAAATCAGTGTCTGGCTGTGTCAAATCGCCAAAAATACCTACTTTACTTATATGGACAAACAAAAACGCTACGAACCGGGCGATCCGCAGGAAAAGATACAGGGGAACAGCCTCACGATTGAACAAAAGCTGATCGACAAAACAGAAGCCCTGCGAATTCATAAGCTGTTGCACAGTCTGAAAGAGCCTTATAAGGAAGTCTTTACGCTGAGAGTGTTCGGAGAATTATCCTTTGACCATATCAGTGAGGTCTTTGGCAGAACGGAAAGCTGGGCCAGGGTTACATTTCACCGCGCGAGAAACATCATACAAGACTTATTAATGGAGGAAGACTGA